From one Catenuloplanes nepalensis genomic stretch:
- a CDS encoding ROK family transcriptional regulator, giving the protein MRPDEALHLRLLRLLRDHGAISRAELADRLQIPRPRLLTELDRLAAAGFVSEAGMAASRGGRRSTLVELHPRLRFAAVDLGASSIDIEVVNGRLEPVAAYAEASDIRSGPKAILHRVSELLAKAKADGVYERLDGIGIGVPGPVSYRDGVPVSPPIMPGWDRYPVRELLAREHGCPAVVDNDVNIMALGERHGGVAHSIDDFLYVKIGTGIGCGIFLSGHVYRGTDGCAGDIGHIMAEPHGPVCSCGNSGCLEALFSGAALARDATAAGRSGASPALAERFTAAGTLSARDVGLAAAEGDITSIGLIRDGGRRVGSVLAGLVSFANPSMIVIGGGLAQLGHVLLAEIRSVVYRRSLPLATGNLPVVLSELASRAGVTGAAVLASDVAFEQASE; this is encoded by the coding sequence GTGCGACCCGACGAGGCCCTGCACCTGCGGCTGCTGCGGCTGCTGCGCGACCACGGCGCGATCTCCCGCGCCGAGCTCGCCGACCGGCTGCAGATCCCGCGTCCCCGGCTGCTCACGGAGCTGGACCGGCTCGCCGCCGCCGGTTTCGTCAGCGAGGCCGGCATGGCCGCGTCCCGGGGCGGGCGTCGCTCCACCCTCGTCGAGCTTCACCCGAGGCTGCGGTTCGCCGCGGTCGACCTGGGCGCCAGCTCGATCGACATCGAGGTGGTCAACGGCCGGCTGGAACCGGTCGCGGCGTACGCCGAGGCCTCCGACATCCGCTCCGGCCCGAAGGCGATCCTGCACCGGGTCAGCGAGCTGCTGGCCAAGGCCAAGGCCGACGGCGTGTACGAACGGCTGGACGGCATCGGCATCGGCGTCCCCGGACCGGTCAGCTACCGCGACGGCGTGCCGGTCTCCCCGCCGATCATGCCGGGCTGGGACCGCTACCCGGTGCGTGAGCTGCTGGCCCGCGAGCACGGCTGCCCGGCCGTGGTGGACAACGACGTGAACATCATGGCGCTCGGCGAGCGGCACGGCGGCGTCGCGCACAGCATCGACGACTTCCTGTACGTGAAGATCGGCACCGGCATCGGCTGCGGCATCTTCCTCTCCGGCCACGTCTACCGGGGTACGGACGGGTGCGCCGGCGACATCGGGCACATCATGGCCGAGCCGCACGGCCCGGTCTGCTCCTGCGGCAACTCCGGCTGCCTGGAGGCGCTGTTCAGCGGCGCCGCGCTGGCCCGGGACGCGACCGCGGCCGGCCGCTCCGGCGCCTCACCCGCGCTGGCCGAGCGGTTCACCGCCGCCGGCACGCTCTCCGCGCGGGACGTGGGCCTGGCCGCGGCCGAGGGCGACATCACCAGCATCGGCCTGATCCGCGACGGCGGTCGCCGGGTCGGATCCGTCCTGGCCGGCCTGGTCAGCTTCGCGAATCCCTCCATGATCGTGATCGGCGGCGGGCTGGCCCAGCTCGGGCACGTGCTGCTCGCCGAGATCCGCAGCGTGGTGTACCGCCGGTCGCTGCCGCTGGCCACCGGCAACCTCCCGGTGGTCCTGTCCGAGCTGGCCTCCCGCGCGGGCGTCACCGGTGCCGCCGTGCTGGCCAGCGACGTCGCGTTCGAACAGGCCAGCGAATGA
- a CDS encoding sugar phosphate isomerase/epimerase family protein, translated as MDEVQQSRSNLTRRRILGASAAAAAVIGGAGGTVVATGPALAGGNGHGHGNGRLRAEPLIPARNRGIILYSVRDRITAAPDTSGVPYGFERVLAHLAELGYKEIEFAGYNQHESILGRQITPQEIRKILDDNGLVANGAHTQINAATFSQQLDIAQTLGMKNIGTGSDPTNSSFTKDWDAAADLWNELGRQAARRGLRLYTHNHDAAYGFLLDAGPKDANGNPTRSSGTRKLEYFFGKTDPRYVFFEMDIFWGYVARYKHTTFVDARGREQTDLFDPIITVAERTKRFPLFHAKDGNKNTAVPNGYDMVPLGEGDINFQQFFQTIGEQDFHHANWEQDTAPGGAANPGQSLSFAELSYRNMAELTIYKR; from the coding sequence CCGGCGCCGGATTCTCGGTGCCTCCGCGGCCGCGGCGGCGGTCATCGGTGGCGCCGGCGGGACCGTCGTGGCCACCGGCCCGGCACTCGCCGGCGGCAACGGGCACGGCCACGGCAACGGGCGGCTGCGGGCCGAGCCGCTGATCCCGGCGCGCAACCGCGGCATCATCCTCTACAGCGTGCGCGACCGGATCACGGCCGCGCCGGACACGAGTGGCGTGCCGTACGGCTTCGAGCGCGTGCTCGCCCACCTGGCCGAGCTCGGCTACAAGGAGATCGAGTTCGCCGGCTACAACCAGCACGAGTCGATCCTCGGCCGGCAGATCACGCCGCAGGAGATCCGCAAGATTCTCGACGACAACGGGCTGGTCGCGAACGGCGCGCACACGCAGATCAACGCGGCCACGTTCAGCCAGCAGCTGGACATCGCGCAGACGCTCGGCATGAAGAACATCGGCACCGGTTCGGACCCGACGAACAGCTCCTTCACCAAGGACTGGGACGCGGCGGCCGACCTGTGGAACGAGCTGGGCCGCCAGGCCGCGCGCCGCGGGCTGCGTCTCTACACCCACAACCACGACGCGGCGTACGGGTTCCTGCTGGACGCGGGCCCGAAGGACGCGAACGGCAACCCGACCCGGTCGTCCGGCACCCGGAAGCTGGAGTACTTCTTCGGCAAGACCGACCCGCGCTACGTCTTCTTCGAGATGGACATCTTCTGGGGCTACGTCGCCCGCTACAAGCACACGACGTTCGTCGACGCGCGCGGCCGCGAGCAGACCGACCTCTTCGACCCGATCATCACGGTCGCGGAGCGCACCAAGCGGTTCCCGCTCTTCCACGCGAAGGACGGCAACAAGAACACCGCCGTGCCCAACGGGTACGACATGGTGCCGCTCGGCGAGGGCGACATCAACTTCCAGCAGTTCTTCCAGACGATCGGCGAGCAGGACTTCCACCACGCCAACTGGGAGCAGGACACTGCACCCGGGGGCGCCGCGAACCCCGGCCAGTCGCTGTCGTTCGCGGAGTTGAGCTACCGGAACATGGCCGAGCTGACGATCTACAAGCGTTAG